The following are encoded together in the Clostridium sp. BJN0013 genome:
- a CDS encoding DHH family phosphoesterase codes for MEWQKHNIQDFDFLGMENPFLLKDMEEAMKKIIKAVNKREKIVIYGTCDLDGIASVAILLLVLKYLNADVEYFISDKIDDFSIKSDIIENHIKFLGAKLIITIGCGIKSLPEIELCKRLGIDVIVTDYHKCGEFLPETIIINPNQPGCEYPFKDLVAVGIVFKLCQAISIYYNMKYISKYLDLVTLGIFSKGIYITGENEVMVREGMRCLSYTNNYGIKASLKVNKIHTITKENIYELSNKMVSSIGCKRYIDNARIAVELFTTESTDRAEQIAKYLRNEMIY; via the coding sequence ATGGAGTGGCAAAAGCATAATATACAGGATTTTGATTTTTTAGGCATGGAAAACCCTTTCCTTTTAAAAGATATGGAAGAAGCCATGAAAAAAATAATAAAAGCTGTAAACAAAAGAGAGAAAATTGTAATTTATGGTACCTGTGATTTAGATGGTATAGCTTCAGTGGCTATATTGTTACTTGTGTTGAAGTATTTAAATGCAGATGTAGAGTATTTTATTTCAGATAAAATTGATGACTTTAGTATAAAATCTGATATAATAGAAAATCATATAAAATTTTTAGGGGCAAAACTTATAATAACCATAGGTTGTGGAATTAAATCTCTACCTGAGATAGAACTTTGTAAAAGGCTGGGCATTGATGTCATAGTAACAGATTACCATAAATGTGGAGAGTTTCTGCCTGAAACAATTATTATAAATCCCAATCAACCAGGTTGTGAGTATCCCTTTAAGGATCTTGTGGCAGTAGGAATTGTATTTAAATTGTGTCAAGCTATATCCATTTATTATAATATGAAGTATATAAGTAAATATTTAGATCTTGTAACCCTGGGTATTTTTTCTAAAGGAATTTATATAACTGGAGAAAATGAAGTTATGGTAAGGGAGGGCATGCGCTGTTTGAGTTATACTAATAATTACGGGATAAAGGCCTCATTGAAAGTAAATAAAATTCATACTATAACCAAAGAAAATATATATGAACTTTCAAATAAAATGGTATCCTCAATTGGCTGCAAAAGGTATATAGACAATGCCAGAATTGCAGTAGAACTCTTTACAACGGAAAGTACAGATAGAGCAGAGCAGATAGCTAAATATTTAAGAAATGAAATGATATATTAA